The Lycium barbarum isolate Lr01 chromosome 12, ASM1917538v2, whole genome shotgun sequence genome includes a region encoding these proteins:
- the LOC132625045 gene encoding uncharacterized protein LOC132625045 — translation MYHSSAKSIFVEEKNVENDVPPICPKPRRLGSSTLPEFLKSLNCNDNSQKNFDGRSGILNIVAEKTRDGRNSPSCYSGSPPGRTGNPLVHDVQFIQQMEHFSPSTRTNLSDKYGFTSVSPA, via the exons ATGTATCATTCTTCAGCGAAGAGCATTTTTGTTGAGGAGAAAAATGTAGAAAATGATGTGCCGCCTATTTGCCCTAAGCCTAGAAGACTTGGATCCTCTACTCTTCCTGAATTCCTCAAATCCCTAAATTGCAATGATAACAG CCAGAAGAATTTTGATGGAAGAAGTGGGATTCTCAACATTGTCGCTGAAAAG ACTAGAGATGGAAGAAATTCACCATCTTGTTACTCCGGTTCTCCTCCTGGAAGAACCGGTAATCCTTTGGTACACGACGTGCAATTTATTCAGCAGATGGAGCATTTTTCACCTTCGACAAGAACCAACTTGtctgataaatatggatttaccTCTGTCTCTCCAGCTTGA